Genomic window (Neurospora crassa OR74A linkage group VI, whole genome shotgun sequence):
AGATCTGCCTGACCGAGTTCTCGAATGGTGAAATTCTAGACTGGACTGAATGTGAATCAATGTCGTGTGAATTGGTTCCAATGCTACGCGGCCAGCCCCCCACTCTCGCACATTCATGTTGCGTCCCAGCGTTGCCTGTTCTGGCTCACATTGATCACACATGGAGACTTGGTAGACACTGGAGACACACCGCCCGTCCCAGGACCCATTGTTGTCAGGATCGGTGGTgaaaaggcggaggaggattgCCATGCCGGGCACTCCATGGCAACCATGCCATTCCATGACACGGGTCCTGACGGGTTAGCACTGTCTTGGTTGTACAATACTTTGGAGATGAGTGCAAGGCCGGGTATCCTCTTGGACCACGGGGTACCCATGTTACCGTTTCTGTTTCTTCAGCAGCTCCGGATGCCACTCGACGCTTGCTGGAGACGGGAGCTACAGTATGCTGATGCTCGCTGTGCTGAGCCAGAGCCATGAAGTGGAAATCCAATCATCCGATCCCACGGGTACACTCGCACTGCGCTGTACCTTCCATGTCGACCTTGTCATTGTCTTGTCACTGGATACTCCGACTCAGTGGCAGGACTGCTTGTCAGCATCAATGGACGCCGCCGTTCGGTTTGTCAGATTGGAAGCTTCACCTTGAATTTTGCACAGGCCAGTCTAACCCCTCTGGGCCTAGCATCCTTCGCCGGTCTCGCGGCTGCGCTTGTcatggtaggtacctaggtcaTGGTGGGCGGCCAGAAGCAGCGAGTGGCTCCCGGTCCCatccaccccccccccccccccccagtcGAACAGAATgtttcccctccttccattttttttttttttttttttttttttcgctcaCCTCACCACGCTCTGATGAAAGAGCGATTGTCGAGTGACAGGTGACTTGTCATGGGAGTGTGGGTTGACGATTGACCAGTCCCTCGTTTGCATCGTGTCATTGAAGGATGGACCGAGAAGACACTGTTTCGTCCCTACGAATTATTGCCTTGTCGACAAGCAACCTCGACGCAAGGTAAGCTTTTTTGAAGACACTGCACGGAGAGGAGTCGGGAAGTAATCGGGCATCAGCCCATTGGGTGcttttccccccttccgGTGCCGTCGGCGCAAATGGTCCATGCATCCCGGTGAAGGCTGATGCATGAGGATGAACCGGCAAGAGCAGACAACAACAGGCTGTGAGGACCGAGTTGTGGTAGCACAAGGAGCGAATGTCAAGCCCGGGCCTGTTCTGTCCCATGTTTTTGCCTCCAAGGCTTTGGATACCTCCCGTCTCAGCTATTGCATGTTGATGAAATGACCAAACAAACAGAATGAAGCGAACGGGGAAGGGCGGTCGCGGGtttaaaaagggaaaaaaaatgaaaattGCAGTAGGTACTTGGACTACCTTACCGCCCTTGCctcaccttcctcctccgagcCATCTGTGATTCTGCGGTACCCGCCATGGACATGTTACCCCTCCGAGTCCACATTTCTACTTGCCCACTCGACATCTGTGCCCCGTGCCCCTGTACCCGGTCGGGACCAGTGGGAGGAAACAGTGGGCTCCGACGGTCGATGGAAGAGCGGGTGCGCACGGGCTGTTTTCCGGATACAGTACCAAAGACATGCTCTAGGGCAGCTCGGCAGGTACGTTACCTCCAGATGTAGCTTGGGTTAGCGGGGTGTCTTCCCCCCACCCGCGTGTATGCCCTGGCCGTGTGCCCACCGGCGCCCCAGCGAGCCCTGGTAGCCCCTGGCAAGCCCTCTCAGGCCCCGGCAACGGACTTAGCTGCCACAAAGCCTGCTATCACCGAGTACCTTGCAAATATTTCGGTGGTGTTCTTCCCATCCATTCCCGTCCGTCCCCTCCCCCAAGGAATCCCTCCAATCCTCGCACCACGCAATCCGAATCCGCCAAAAGCGCATGGAAGTGGCCGGCGCGGGTACAAAATCCACGGACGGGTACTGACACCGATGCCAGTGCGGTACTCGCTGCTAGCTTAATCATCAGCCGCCGCTTGTCGCCgactccttccttttcttcgaCTTCGACCTGCGTGCTGTGTGGCCGACGGTGACGGGATCTTGAGCACGAACGAATTGGAAATCCGGGTGTGGTTCTTGAAAGTCGACGTCTCGATTCCATCCCGACCTGGGCTGATTCCACTTCTCCTCCGGCGGCTGCCCTACTCaccttgctgctgctcccgaCCTTCCTTGTCCCGTTGTCCCGTCTCTCCGTCGTTGCTGCCCGTTGTGGATGACGACCTAACCACTGACCCCCGTTGTCCCCGTTTTCTCCTTCCCGTTTTCTTCTGGAGCGAGGAAGTGAGTGACTTGGCGGAACAGAACTTGCATTTACACTTGCCGTCTTTCGGTCTTGCCTTTTCGTCTTTTCTTCACCTGACtcgcccccccccctctttccagtcttctcttctcttcacttcctccttcttccactccctcccctcctcttcctccatcctTCCCGTCTTCCCTCGGTGCTTCTTCTCAGCTTCGTTCACCCAACTAACtaccctccttcctccccccaACGACACGACCTGACGCCCCGTCTGGACgtgccaccaccatcgcgACCACACGGACCACACCGGTCGGTCAAGAGGGGGAGCCGTTGTCAGCGAGTCCTTAATTGTGTGCAGTGGTCAAGCCTGCACATCTGTGACCTCGATCGACATCACCCGGCCTCACTTCACCTCTCATCGCTCATTGACGCCGGCCGACCGCCGACACTCCCGGGCTCTCATCTCACTCACCTCACCGGTTGACAACTCACTCTCAACTACAAAGACTACCTGCCGAACGcatcatcgccatcctcGCCGTCGACAGGAGGTGAACAGGACGACGCGGCACTGGCAAGAACCAAGGCTATTTGACGCACACTGCCAGATGGAAAGTGTGGTCGGGTGCCAGTGTGATCCCAATCGCCTCATCATCCTACCGTCCCTGACCTATCGTCTCTTCTCGCCAAACTTTTCGGcatttcccctcctccttccagaaCCCAAGGCAAGCACCACTTGGGATACAGGTGTGACAGCAACACCACACCGACAAGCTGGCTTCAGATATGCCGAGGTCGTCCAAGAGTTCGGGCGCCGACGATCCCAACTTTCGCTTACCCGTCAACCCGCGGCGGAAAAAGGTCGCGCCCGAGCAACGCAAGCGCGTGGCCCTCGCCTGCAACAACTGCAATGTCAAGCGCATCAAGTGCTCGGGCGAGAAGCCGTGTCGCCAGTGCACCCAGGCCCAGCGCCAGTGCATCTACCCCCAGGGCGTTAAAAAGGTTACCGTCCCCCAGACTTACATTGACGGGCTGCTCGGCAAGATAGCCAAATACGAGAGTCAACTCCAGATCACCAGCAAAGCGGCTGGCGGCAATGGCAATGGTAACAGCAAGATTGACCTCAGCGGCTTGCTTCAGCCGTTGCAGGCTGTCCAGGAAGGGGATCAGGGCGGCATGAGCATCGACTCGCCAGACGGCGTAGGGGCCGCCGGCCAGGCCTATCTCACCGAAGGCTCGGTCACGTCCACGACGTCGCACTATGACTACCCTGTCCATGCACACAACCACAACTTTGAGCCCGCCTTCTCCATCGATGAGGACACGGAGATGCAGATGGACTACCCCGTCGACGACGGCAGAATGCTGGCCGATGCTGAGGGTACCGCTCGCTACCTTGGAGAAACCTCTGGCGCCACCTTCCTTGACTCGCTCAAGGCCTTCATCAAGACGACGCAGCCGCTGGCCTCCAAAGGTCTCTCTCCCAACCCTGAGACGCCCGACGGCAGCAGGAATGCAACCTTCCTCAATTCGGTTGGTCGCTACCAGACGTTCGATTCCCGGCCTCTCCTGCTTCCGACCATGGACGTGGAGCCGCGCATCCCCACGCAGCTGGAAATCCAGGCCATGATCACGCAGTTCAAGACCTTTCTCCAGGACGACAACGGCAAGGCAGGGTGCGGCGGCATTTTTTTCTGGCCATTCCAGGACCCCGCCAAGATGGCGCTACCGGACCAGTCCGGTTTTGGCACTGGCTTCAAGCTGGACACCACTAAACCGCGGAACCACACCGCTCGGGAGCACGGCCAACTGGCATTGGTCTACACAGCCTTTGCCTTTACCCATCTGCTGACCCTGACCGAGGAGAATTCCCGGGTGGATGGCCAATTGGGCGAAGCCCACTATGCGGCGGCTAGGATGCTGATCGGAAACCCCCTGGACATGACGTCCTACACAATTTACAACGTGGCCGTCTTGGCCCTGATGGCCCTGTACCTGGTGGAGAACAATCGCCGAGATGCCGCCTACATGGCCATCAGCAACGCCATGCATCTCAGCGTGATGCACGGCGTGCACAGGGAAAGTTCAGTCACCGAGGTCGAGCGTAGGACTTTCTGGACGGTTTACAACATCGATCGGTTAGTCCATGCCATTTCCCACCCGTGTTGCCTCCTAGCGTCAACTAGCCAACCACTTGCTGACACATACCTGTTTCTTCTAGCTGGCTGAGCTGCTTGATGGGTCGCCCACCCGCGGTCCCTCATCAAGCCATTACCCTGTCCCTGCCACAGGAAGCCCCGTGAGTTGTACCCTTCAATCGTACCTTCACCGTACTTGGCCTAATGGTGTGTCTCGATAGGGGCCTTCCTTCGCCGCTTGGGCTGTGTGCACATGTGGAACTGTCCAAGATTTCCGCGTACATCGTCAACAACAGCTATCGTCATCATGCGAACAAGCCGGCCGACGGGTTCGATGAGCTGCCCTTTTCGGTCGCGATTGGGAAGCTTGATCAATGGCATGAGAACCTGCCCAAGAGCTTGAAGCTCGAGAATTTGGAGGAGAGTCCCAGcaactattactactatgcACTCCAACCCGAAGCCGAGGACCCGGCACTCGGTACCGACCGGGCTTTGTTGTCACTGCACATGGCTTACAATCAGGTATGCAACCCTGTTTTCACCCCTGACATGATGTGCATGGCAGACAGCTAACGGTTGTAGCTCATCATCTTGGCAATCCGTCCCGCATTCCTCACCGCCgttaagaagaaggtggccAATACCTGGTTGACACCTGGGCTTGAGGGCCCCGGAGCGGAACCGGAGAATCCTTGGACCCGAGCCATTCGCAAGTGCAGCGATGCCGCACGGCGCAACCTCCGCATCGGCAGACGGCTACAAATCATCAGCCCCGGCCAGAAGCTGCTCGTGCAGGACCTCCATCACATCTTCAATGCTGCCATCATCCTTCTGATGCATCAAATCCTCTTTGTCAACCAAAGAGTGTACGACATGTTCCTCATCGACAAGGCAAAGGAGGTGTTCAAGAATGAGGCGATGACGGGCAGTGACTATGGGAAGGACTGTCACAACGTCCTCAACGATCTGAAGCCCTTGGTCGATAAGCTGCACGAAGTAATTCACCGCAAGGAGCATGAGCAGCTGTCTGTCCCCACGGAGAAGCAGCAGAGCGGATCGGTGCATAGCCCTGTGAACAGAGAGACCACACCGGGTGCCCTCTCGGGCCCGATAACGGGCTCTCCGACGAAGCCGTATCCCAGCCATGTGCAAGGCTGGTTACAGAATGTGAGACCTGAAGACGGTACCACGGTTGTTCAGGAGCTCAAGACATGGCAGGATGATGACGGTATGCAGGTATATAGACCGGGCAATTCGCTTGCCTAAGACCATGTTATGTTGTTGGTTCTCTCGTGTCATCCTTCTTGTCTTTGGCGTTTGGAAGTTCCCATGTGTTGGACACCACGGATGCACTTGCTTGTTAGAAGTCTCATGATACAAATTGCACGGCAGGCATTGGCACTAGCGATTATACCCCTTTACTTGATAGAATTAGCGTTAAATTTGTTAGACCTCAAAGCATCCTTTGCCTTCTTCGATGACACATTGGTAAAACTCCGTACCCTCGCGCACTCCATGGGCTGCCCTTGACACTTGATGATTTGAGCTGATATCGTTCTCCTTTTTCTATCATCCGGTACCACTGCAGCATCAGCTCACAAGAGTCCAAAAAGTCGTTTCTCCAAACCCTGAAGCGCCTctgacttcttcttcacgtTCTCATCATTCCATTCGCCCTCCTCAGTAACGTAAGCATCAATGAGCCCTCCGGCACACCACTCGAAAGACACGTTTCTCACTTCCACTTTTACCTGcgtcttctccttttcttcatGCTTTTTCTCTTTCGTCTTCCCCTCAAATCTTGTGGCATGAGCAAAGTTCAATACTGTCCTGGCAGCCCCTCTAATCCGCTTACTACTGCCCTCGCCCATCCACACCCTCGTCACTTGTTCCAAACCCTGATCCTCCACTACGTGTTGTTCTGGCGGTCCAGGGAGTGCCACCTTTTCCGAGTCGCAAAGGACTACCACCTTGGCTTCTTTTGCGTTGTGTTGAGTGGCGAGGAGAACAGACAGCGAGCCAGTCTTGTTACTCACTGAGCCGTCTGAAGCGATGCGGTCGGCGCCTATCACCACCAGCTGCACCCCCCGAGTGGCATGACAGGCCGAGGCATCGGTGTAGATGGTGATGCTATGTTGGCGGTCGTTACTGGATGCCAACTCTGTGGAGAGAGCTTTGGCGAGGCTGGCGGCGAGAGAGACGCCTTCGAGCAGGGGCCGGGATTCAAGGACGCGGATATCAAGGACGGAATTGGGGAGAAGGATGGGGAGATGGGAAAGGGCGTgggtgatggtggaggaCTCCGACAAGGTCAGTATAGAAAGAGGTTTTTGAGGTGTATTGAAGGAGGGGAGGTTACGGGAGATGTAGGAAGCGAACGATCGGGAAATCTGGTCATTGGTCAAGGGGCGGGCGGAGATCTCCCGGTCCAaaatggagatgatggttgATTTGAGTTGCTTTCCGCTGCTCTTGGACCTGGTGGCATGGTCCTGGAAAACTTTAGCCTCAACGGAAGCCAAAGCAGACAACAAAGCAGACATGATCGCCGCGCCCATACTCTCCCGTCCATTCTTCCACAGATGCCATGCAGCCATTCTGATGTCTTTCCACCATTTGGCCTCTTTCCCATCTCCATTCTCTCCATCCAAGACACCGTCGTCCATCTTGTCGATCACATCCCGCAAGATACGCAAGGCATCACCTGCCATTTGCCTCGCCCCACTCACATAATCCTCTTCCAGACGTTTACACCCCTCCGCCAGCACTTTTCCGGCTTCAAGTCCAAGATCAATCTCAAACCAGACCCTCCTCAAACTCTCCTTCAGCTTCGGCACTCCTCCGAAATCTTCAGTATCTCGCACGTCCAACGGATCGAACCATGCCCACCCCTCGTGCTCCCAATTGATTTTTATTCTCTTCTCGCTTCCCTCGCCATCCCCAGCCGGGTCCTTCAACAAAAACGCAAACGGCCAGATTGTCCATTCTCGCCCGACTGATTCATCAGAGAAAGTGTACGGCTTCCCTTGCCGAAGGAGTTTCAGGTCGGAAGCAGTTAAAGTGGTCTCTTCATGAATCTCACGCCAGGCTGCGCTAAGGGGGGTAGGGTCGGTTGAATCGATGGAACCGGAGATGGGCGCGTAGTGATGGGTGTAAGTGCTGACTTTGTCGGAGCGTTTGAACAGAGCCACGAGTGGTTTTTGGATAGATGGATCAAAACTGGAGGTAGTCGgtagagaggaggaggatggaggggAAAAGTAAGCAGGGGGGAGTTTGAAGATGAAAGAAGAGACCACGGATCGGCGTTTTAGTGGCTTGTGGTTGGTAGAGCTACTTGGAGCAGTGGATGACGGGGTAGAGGTGGACATCTCCGATAACGACCGATGCAGGATGTGGGTAGAATGGTGATGGGCAATATATCGCAAGCTGATCCAGCGTAGGCTCGTCAACAATTGCACAAGGTTATGTTCAGCGCTCGCCCAATGGAGAActgaaggaagggaagatgaatacctacctacaacgTTGGATTTGTTCGGCTGCAATGTCGCGATGAGCGGTATGGTACGATGACGTCACCCTCAAAGTGCCCCGGTCTATCGAGGGCCAGATCAACAGATAAGGGTTAGGGGCTGTGATTGACAATAACGCAAAGaggaggtacctagaggtaaacACCTGGAACGCGAGACACTACGTGATAGCTACTTCTAGGTATTCGTACAACCTAGGCTCAAAACAGAGTACGCAGAATTTTAGTCACTTGTGGTTTCTCTGCGA
Coding sequences:
- a CDS encoding translation initiation factor eIF-2B, whose amino-acid sequence is MSTSTPSSTAPSSSTNHKPLKRRSVVSSFIFKLPPAYFSPPSSSSLPTTSSFDPSIQKPLVALFKRSDKVSTYTHHYAPISGSIDSTDPTPLSAAWREIHEETTLTASDLKLLRQGKPYTFSDESVGREWTIWPFAFLLKDPAGDGEGSEKRIKINWEHEGWAWFDPLDVRDTEDFGGVPKLKESLRRVWFEIDLGLEAGKVLAEGCKRLEEDYVSGARQMAGDALRILRDVIDKMDDGVLDGENGDGKEAKWWKDIRMAAWHLWKNGRESMGAAIMSALLSALASVEAKVFQDHATRSKSSGKQLKSTIISILDREISARPLTNDQISRSFASYISRNLPSFNTPQKPLSILTLSESSTITHALSHLPILLPNSVLDIRVLESRPLLEGVSLAASLAKALSTELASSNDRQHSITIYTDASACHATRGVQLVVIGADRIASDGSVSNKTGSLSVLLATQHNAKEAKVVVLCDSEKVALPGPPEQHVVEDQGLEQVTRVWMGEGSSKRIRGAARTVLNFAHATRFEGKTKEKKHEEKEKTQVKVEVRNVSFEWCAGGLIDAYVTEEGEWNDENVKKKSEALQGLEKRLFGLL
- the bek-2 gene encoding BEAK-2: MPRSSKSSGADDPNFRLPVNPRRKKVAPEQRKRVALACNNCNVKRIKCSGEKPCRQCTQAQRQCIYPQGVKKVTVPQTYIDGLLGKIAKYESQLQITSKAAGGNGNGNSKIDLSGLLQPLQAVQEGDQGGMSIDSPDGVGAAGQAYLTEGSVTSTTSHYDYPVHAHNHNFEPAFSIDEDTEMQMDYPVDDGRMLADAEGTARYLGETSGATFLDSLKAFIKTTQPLASKGLSPNPETPDGSRNATFLNSVGRYQTFDSRPLLLPTMDVEPRIPTQLEIQAMITQFKTFLQDDNGKAGCGGIFFWPFQDPAKMALPDQSGFGTGFKLDTTKPRNHTAREHGQLALVYTAFAFTHLLTLTEENSRVDGQLGEAHYAAARMLIGNPLDMTSYTIYNVAVLALMALYLVENNRRDAAYMAISNAMHLSVMHGVHRESSVTEVERRTFWTVYNIDRWLSCLMGRPPAVPHQAITLSLPQEAPGLPSPLGLCAHVELSKISAYIVNNSYRHHANKPADGFDELPFSVAIGKLDQWHENLPKSLKLENLEESPSNYYYYALQPEAEDPALGTDRALLSLHMAYNQLIILAIRPAFLTAVKKKVANTWLTPGLEGPGAEPENPWTRAIRKCSDAARRNLRIGRRLQIISPGQKLLVQDLHHIFNAAIILLMHQILFVNQRVYDMFLIDKAKEVFKNEAMTGSDYGKDCHNVLNDLKPLVDKLHEVIHRKEHEQLSVPTEKQQSGSVHSPVNRETTPGALSGPITGSPTKPYPSHVQGWLQNVRPEDGTTVVQELKTWQDDDGMQVYRPGNSLA